From the genome of Solanum dulcamara chromosome 12, daSolDulc1.2, whole genome shotgun sequence:
AATGGATATATTCTTTTCTCATGATCGGCTAGTGTTCTATAATATTGAGGTGATGTCTATCAAGCTCATATAAGAAGCTTTTGACAAGTTTTTCAAGGCCTCTGGCTAGCAAGCAAACTatgataaaatttatatttatatgtcaAGGGTCAAAGCACAAATAAAAGTGTATATACTCGAAATTGAGTTATAGTGAATGACCCATTCCTTTTAAGTACTTAGGTGTACCACTGACATCTAAAAAATTTACTATAGTTCAATGTATGCCATTGATTGATAGAATAACTAACAGAGTGAGGTGTTGGTTTGCAAAGATACTTATATATACTGGGAGATTGCAACTAATTAAATTTGTGATCTTTGGGATACAAACTTACCGGGCTCAGATTTTCCTCATACCTAAGAAGATTATGAAGTTGATTGAAAGGACTTGTAGAACCTTTTTATGGATAaggataatttaaaattttaagagaCCCCTTCTGTCATGGGAGAAGGTGTTCCTTCCCAGAGCTACAAGGGGTTCTAACTGTGATGCATTTAAGTAACTGAAATAAAGTTGTGATACTGAAACAATTCTAGgcaataaaaaataagaaagattgCCTATGAGTAAGATGGATTCACATTTAATGTACGAAGGTTGTAAACTTTTGACTATCTAATCTACCATTGATGAATGAAAAGCAATtgagagaaaaagaaataaagaaaagagaagagagaatgaTTAATCTGTTATTCAACTTGATCACACACTACACACTGCACATGCTCTTTATATAAAGATCAATATCTTGTGCACTAAGAAATCACACTAAAAATAGTGTGAGCTAACATAAATCAGTTATAAACTCCCAAACTAACTGGAtaactaaatatataattaaccAACTAACTTTGTTAACTAACCATCTAATAACAACCTTACAACAGCTAAGCATCACTTAACACACACCCTCAAGCTGGTATGTGAAAGACATTGAAAAAACCAAGCTTGGATACAAACATTTGATGGAAAACAGTCACTAAACCTTTAGTCAGTATATCTGCAAGTTGTGAAGCTTTAGGAATGAACTGAACCTGAACCAGACCACTCTTGATCTTCTCTCGTACAAAATGACTATCAATCTCTATATGTTTAGTCTTCTTATGAAAAAATAGGATTAGGAGCTATTTGTATGGATGCTTGGTTATCACAATATAATGAAATATGAGTAGAAACTAAATAGTTTAGTTCTTTTAGAAGTCCATATATCCATGTCAACTCAGCAACTGCTAGTGCCATGCTCCTGTATTCAACTTCTACTGAACTTCTGCTCACTGTGTgttgtttctttgatttccaaGATAGAAGGGCACCTTCTAATTTCGCTACATACCTAGTGATTGATCTCCTGATATTAGGAAAGGCTGTCCAGTTAGAATCACAGTAGATACTTAGTTCTAGTGTTGAATTAGAAGGGAAAAATAAGCCTAGACCTAGTGATCCTTTGAGATGCTTGACTACTCTCATTGCAGTTTCTAGATGAGATTGTTTTGTCCTTTGCATGAATTGGCTAAGGACTTTCACATCAAAGCATATGTCTGGTCTAGTGATAGTGAGGTATATCAACTTCCCAATTAGCTTTTGATAGCCAAGCACATCTTCTAATTCAGGATTCTATTACGAAGACCGCCCGGTCGTGAGGGGACTGGAGCAGGCTACCATGAGATAAAAGATCTTCTTTCTAAAGAGATTATGAATATCATAGTCTAGTCTGGTAAGTTTATGATTTGCCTCTAATGGTGTAAGGACTAGTTTAGCACCACTGAGTCCTACTTCTGAGATTAGCTCCAAACTATACTTCATTTGGTTTAGGAGTATTCCCTTCCCTGACCTCATAACTTTAATGCCAAGGAAGTATATCAAATCTCccaagtctttaactttgaagtGGTGGTGCAGGGTATGCTTTGCTTCTTCAATCAGTTCAGGTGTACTACCTGTAATTAAGAGGTCATCTACATACACTAAAATAATGGCTATATTCATGTCCTACCTCTTAGTGAATAAAGAGTTATCATAAGCACTTTGAGAATATCCTGTAGTGACAAGTGCATCAGTGAGCTTGATATTCCACTATCTAGAGGCTTGCTTTAAACCAGAGAGACTTAACTAATTTACAAactttcttttctcctttccCACATAAGACTTGAGGCAAGTGCATGTAGACATCTTCATATAAATCTCCCTATAAGAAGGCATTACTTACATCCATTTGTGAGATAGAACAGTGCTTAGATGCATCTATGCTTATCACAGTCCTTATAGAAACCATCTTAGCTACAGGTgaaaatgtatcatgaaaatCCAATCCTTTCTTTTGACTATATCCCTTTGCCACTAGTCTAGCTTTGAATCTCTCCACCTCACAATTGGATTTGTATTTAATCTTATATATCCATTTAGACCATATGGATTGTTTGCCTGCTGGAAGATCAACTATGTACCAAGTATGGTTTTCTTCTAATTCATGAATCTCATAATCTATTGCCTCAATCCATCTCTGATCTTGGGATGCCTCCTTGAATGACTGAGGTTCAATATGATCTGAAAAAATAGCTAGGTAGGTCTGATATGTGGATGAAAAAGTAGAAAAACAGAGGTAATTAGAAATGGGAAACAATGAAGCTTAACCAGCTGTCTTTTTGTTCAACACATAGTCTTTCATCCATATTGGAGTTTTAGCTGATCTACCACTGGTTCTTTTTATGGCTTATTGCTCAGACACCACATGTGTAGTTATTGATTCTTCTTCAGCTGTGTCAGCTTGCACTACTGCTGCTGTTGGAATATTTACCTCATCTACTATTGTATTATCCACTTCACCCTCATCTGTTACTGTAGTGTCCTCTACCTTTATAGGTACCTCTACTGTTGTACTAGGTGTGTCAATAATGACCACATCTTTCTCAGCAACTGTAAGAGTCTCCTACATACATTCTGAAGATATAGGATAAAATATGTCACCAAGGTCCTCTTTTGTACCTTTAAAGGGAAATATATTCTCTCTGAAGCTAACATCTCTGCTTACAAGGAAGGTCCCAACCTCCATATCAAACAATTGTATCCCTTTTGTGTCTCCTCATAGCCAAGGAATACTGTCTTTTTGACTCTGGATGCAAACTTGTCTCTACTAGGTAACATAGTAGCAAAGCAAAGACATCCAAACATTTTGAGATGGTCAAACACAGCTGGTTTACCATGCAAAACTTCAAAAGGATATTTTCCTTTTAATACACTAGAAAGCAACTTGTTAATAAGATAGACTGATGTTCTTACACAATCACCCCAGAATCTATTTGGAAGATTACTTTGAAACTTCAAAGCTCTTGCCACTTCTAAGATATGTCCATGTTTTCTTTCCACAACTCCATTCTATTGTGGAGTATAAGGACAACTACTTTGGTGAACAAtaccaagagaagaaaatagtTCATGACAACTTGAATTAAAAAACTCCTTCCTTTTAACAACCATATCAAACTAAGTTTTTACTCTAAACAGAAAATCTTTCAACATAACAATAACCTCACACTTAGACTAAATTAAACACACCCAAGTGTATTCTCTGTAGTCATCCACAATCATTACAAAATAAGTCTTTCAATCATAGGTAGGAACCTTGAAAGGTCCCCAAACATCAATATGAATTAACTGAAAATAACTATTGGTTGAAGAAAAACTAAGTGGAAACTTGAGCCTGTGTTGCTTAGCGATAGGACATACTATACAATGTTGTTGTGCTTCTTTACACATTTTAACATTCAAATCAGCAATACTATTTATTATTTCCATAGAAGGATGGCCAGGCCTGTTGTTCCATAACACTGAATCTGGCTGATCTACTATTACTGTTTCTACCTTTATTGATTCATCTTCTTGTAGCCAATATAGTCCATCATACTCTCTATCAATCCCCATCACCTTGCCATTGTAAAGTTCCTGAAATATGCAAAATTCGAAATTGACTGAATAACAAAGTTCTTTGGTTATTTTGGACACTGACAATAAACTAAACTTGAAGTCAGGGACATATAATACATTCTTAAGTTTATGGTTATGCAAAATAATAGTTTCTCCTGTATGAGTTATGTTGCATTTATCACCTATAGGTACTTGAACACCATTGCTATGTTGTCTATTAATAACTTTAAGATCATTCAACACTTTTCTAGTTGGTGTTATGTGATATGAAGCTCCTGAGTCTATAATCCAATCACATTGTTCTACTTTGGATAATAAGGAAGATATACCTGCAAAATTGCAGTGATAATCACCTGTAGAATCCTGAACTTGTTCTTTGCCTTTTAAGCTCATGTAGTATTAGTACTATTCCTCAGAAAGATGGTGTCCTGCTATTGATCCTGAGCCAGATTCACCTCCCTCCACATCAGCATGATGTGCATGTGGAAATTTTTGTTGTCCTGCTGCATTGTTCTTCCCTCCTTATGTTCTTCCCTCTTTATGTTCCTAAATGCTTCTTACTCTTAAAATCAGGTGGATACCCAACCAATCTATAATAATTCTTTTTCAGATGTCCCTTGTAACCATAATGATCACATATTATTCCAGGAATGGTCCCTATTGTTCCACTGGTCGTAGGCTTTCTAAGTCTAAAATTATTATCTCTCCAAGCCAGCATGCTCAAGGAGTCTCAATTGACATCAACTATACCTAACCTCCTCTGAATTTCCTCTTGCACTACCACAAAATAAGCGATTAACACTTAAGACTGGTGTTTTAAGAAGGATATCACTTCTCACATGACCATAACTTTCATTCAATCCCATGAGGAATTGCAGCAATCTCTGGTTGTTCAAATGCATGACATATGCACTTGATTCTACACACTCACATGTAGGAGGATAAGGAGCCAACAAATCCAATTCATCCAGTAATCCTTCAACTTTGAATAGtaaattataattgaatttGTACCTTGTGTTTGCATAGCAATTTCTCTCCATAATTGATAGATTCTGATAAGATTTGACATGTGAAATCTCTCCTTAAACTCATCCCATACTCTCTTTGCAGTCGAAGCCAAAACTATGCTAGACACTAATTCTGGTGCAACTATTCTACTGATCCATGACAATACAAATGCATTACATCTATCCCACTGCTTTGCCAATTCTCCTTTGTATAGATTTCGTGTGCAACTTCCATCTACAAAAACTAACTTTCTCTTTCCAAGCAAAGCTAGTCCCATCGATCTACTCCATAGTATGTAATTTTCTGGTCCTGTTAATTTCAAATAAATCAATACAACTCCTGGTGTGTCTGATTGTTGTAAGAACAATGGATGCGTGTAATCTAATTTCAAAATCTGTGTAGCTTCTTCCCTCGATGTCTCTGAAGTAACCATGCCTTCAATTCTTCTCGAGCTTCAGCAATGGTGGTGTATTATCTCTGTAAACATTCACTGTAATtgctgctctgataccatgtaaactTTTGATTATCTAATCTACCATTGATGAATGAGAAGCAATTGAGAGAAAAGGAAActgagaaaagagaagagagagtgaTTAATCAGTTATTCAACTTGATCACACACTGCACATGCTCTTTATATAGAGAGGAATATCTTGTGCACTAAGAAATCACAGTGAAAATAGTGTGAGCTAACTAACAAAAATCAGTTATAACTTTTCTAACTAATTGGCTAACTAACAGAAATCAGTTATAACTTTCCTAACTAACTGGCTAACTAACTCTGTAATTAACCAACTAACTCTATGAACTAATCATCTAATAACAACCTTACAGCAGCTAAGCATCAATTAACAAAgtcatatgttattattatgtGTCCTGTCTCAAGTAATGCTACATGAGCGGTGAGGAAAATCATTGAGGCAAGGAATTTTGTTGTGTCATTAGCAAATCTGCAAAGAAACCTAGTGAAAAGACTAGGCAGTATGGTGTTCTTGGATAAATTCCTTATCAAGAAAATGTATGTATCTATGATGTCACAACTCCCTAAAGCTATATAGAAATGTCTCACATGCAGTCTATCCTAATGTCCATCCTCAAcataaattctttttttcaGCATGCCTTGCAAAAGAGGCTGGCTACTGTAGAAAGACTGCAGAAATTTGGTGTATGTATATAGTTTTCCCTTCTTGTATTTTCTGTGACACAACTGATGATACCGTTGACCTCCTTTTCTTCAAATGCAACGTCACCAGGGGGTTGTGGTCCAGAATATTGTGCTGGATAGAAAAATTGGAAGCTGGCAGGGGGAGTTCATTTGGGCAATAAAATAGGCAAAGAAAGTCTTAGAAAAGGGATGCATTATCTGCTATctttttgatatgataatattaCTCATATGGAGAAAACGAAATATGCTAGGATTCCAGGATGATCATTGTCAGGAGACTGGGATGGCAAGAGAAGTAGTTAATCATATTCACATAAGAGGAAGCTGGTTCCTGAAGTTAAAAAACTCTGTTGGGACTCGCCTCTCGCCCTGGAGCGAAGCTTTAGCAAAATGCTCCAAGACTCAAGTGTGAGATTTAGTTCTGTAAGACTTACGTCCTAAGCACCCGACTGTATGCTTTAAGGATGTCCAACGGCCAACGCTCGGGGCTCGCCTAACAGATCTTACACAAATTATGTGTTAAATCTTTAGTTAACATTGTTGATCCTCATAATTATTCTTGAATAAATGAATGTtacataataatttttaatctaTAGAGTTAATAAGATTGAGAGTAACTCAAATAGCAATTTGTAGTATAACATCTTTACCATTTGGTAACACTATGAAGGTAATTATATATTACGTaacatttcttttaaaaatacataGCGAAATTTTACTTTTTCACTTATCATTGGTCTTCATGATTTTGTCATATGTgtcaaaattatcatattttatttagctatttgaaagtaattttatttttattcatgatgGAGTGATGTTTGTATTATAATACCAGTAAGTtttcttgattattttcttttagggGGTAAATTGTAtagtatgataaaaaatattttgagaaataattattcttttattattaaaaagttcagatattagattatttatacttgtttagtcatgttagaagttttattttctatgagtTTCTTTAAtcatatttgtaattatttcaaactattaatgtatttttataattttgtgtTATTATATTACTATACAATAttgtaaattaaaattttaaagatcCATAGGGCTTACGCCTCATCCTATACTAAGAAAAATGCCTCGCCTCACGCCTCCGCCTTTTAAAACACTGCATGAGATTACTGATAAGAGAAGTCGTAACTAAGAACTGGGAAGACTGAAGCTAAAGTGTTATATCTAATTATTTGGCTAAATGTAGCAGGCTCGAGTTGAAATCACTTGTAATAGATAGAACAAATGTAATTGGTATTTGaatttgtattattttcgtcgtcAAATGAAACTGATGAGAAATAGGGGTAAGGCATGTTTGATTGTGTAATTCGTACTTTggtataaataaaattatttatttaccaaaaaaaatggaaaaatatgtTAATGATTATAAGATGAcacaatatttttattcttaaacGTGAACTTATATAAAAAGAAACTCATTTTTTgtgaatttaaataaatttatctttactgtaattatataaataaatagtttattttttttaataaacaaTTTTAGATAGAGTAAAATGGAATTCAACTTGGTGAATAAAcaactttagataattttttaatgagTTTGTAAAAAAAGGTTAATGCCACTTATCTTGAACTGAAGGTAGCATTACACGGAACATGTATGCATCTTCTCTGTCAAATATATTTTGTAATAACTGTATTTTGTCAAATACAGGTGAAAGATTTGGATCATATTATgacaatttatattttatatcaattgtatttgtattttatatcaattatatttgtttttgatCAATTGTATTTGTGATACAACTTGATAAAATTTAATAccacaaatacaaaatatattcatcctctctcctctctctcccAATTTTTGCTCATCTCTCTACTCCCTCTCTCAATctcactcgcctctctcctcaTTCTAACATGTAGCTaaatacaataatttttttataccattgtattcattgatataAATCAATTGTATTAGTGATTCAACGAATACAACATGTATTCAACCTCTCTTtcacctctctcctccctcACCTAATCTCGATCACCTCTCTCCTAATCTAACATGCAACTATGAATTATAATTAAGAAAACTATAGCTATAAATCTCAAATTAAGCCCAAATACTATAGTCATTTTTAAAATGTCCctaaaaaattatactttaaaTATTTAGCATAGTGTTATATATTGGCCTGTGCAGCCCGAGGTATCCTTTGCTAGTACTAGTACAAGATCCAGTTTTGAAGTCAATAGTGTATTAGTACTATTAATTTCTATGCCATTTTATTCTTGAACATTTTCATTTGATTGTCTGCCTGTTCTCAATGTCAATAGGTGACTCCTTCATTGTGATAATGAATGCATGTGCCAAATTTGAAAGATTGGGTATACTTAGTGGAATTATATGTTTGGTGCTACATGTGCTCTTTAAGCTAGCAAGCACTATTCGTCTCCTTGCTATCGTAGGTACGTACTGTGGTATATTATTCTTTTCAAATCAATATCTGAAATTATATCTAATTAAAGTTCATGTTGAATTTTACAATTTTAGGCAGAGGATATAACGATATTTTTTGATCTTATAATTCGATCTCAAGGCAGATGTTAAAAATGTTATTTATCCAAGCAGTGAGTAGCCTCCATATGCTCTTCGACATTACATAACATTACCCAAAGGTAAATTATGCTCTTTGATCTCATTGTACTTGATGCATGTTTCTTGATGCAAGCCGATGGTCGTTTagaaacagtctctctatctTCACAGTAAGATCAGCGTACACCGTATCCGGCATCAAAGCCCACTTAATGGAATTTCAggtatgtttttgttgttgtactTGATGCATGATTAGTTTTTGAGAATTAACGTTTACACTTTGTTGGGTAGCACTTGGCTAAGGAGAATAAGTTCTCAATTGTGAGACATTAACCATTTGCttatatattgtatatgtatgtaagCTTatacaatttctttttctttttttaattctttactGCTATCTTTTACTTCACAAAAATAACTATGCAAACTGAAATTCCCAATGCCAGTTTTGAAGTGCAAAAGAGAATAAGGCTGACGGACGCACTAATCACGCAGTTTTTATGCTTATACATTTTCCTTTTGATACATGTAACTAAGCTTCTGGGAAACTGATTGTTTCTATTTTAGGGGTAAATAAAGTCACTCAGAAGCCGTCCCGTCTTCCTTTGGTTGGAGGTTCCTAGAAATGATAACAAAACGAATAAATTGTTATATTTACATCATTaccaaaattaaaaattaaaataaaaaacatagAACATGGAAAACTCTTTCGACAAAAGTTCCCTCTTGCTAGTGAAAGAGAAATTATTGATGTGAAAGAAAGTGAGTTATGTATGATACCTGTAGTGTTTATGGGATAGCCAACGAGAAAGTTGGTAGAGTTGCACAGATTCATTAGCAGCATGACAAGCTAGCAGCATATGATTTCTAGGCCTCACCATCCATGCAAATCTCATACACAACATCGAATATACACACAATACTGCACCCAAAcacgataaaaaaaaatatgaagattTCATGTCCAAATTCACGGTCAAATTTAAACTGTTTGTCTACTGAAGTTCGAACTGTCCCGCATAAATTAGGACATCAGAGGGGTATATATATTGTCATAGCTAGCTGACCTGCAGTCATGTTACCAGATATCGTGTCTGGAGGCTTACTTGCATCCATCATTCCCTAACACAATCACTTGTGTTTCAGAAATTTTTTGCCCAACTTATTTTAAGATCGATGATGTGATATAATACAAAAGAAGATGAAAGGGCGCATACAGAGATGACAAATCCACAGTTGGCCATAGGACCCCAAAAGTGAGTTGTTTTAGGACCCATAGGACTGTTCAAGTATGCTCGTATGGATTCCATGATCTGCATATATACACCCAACACAAAATACACACAATTCAAatggtgtgtatatatatatatatatatatagcatcgTATGCCCGTGGTGAATATATACACTATTGAAATTATAACAGTATGAAT
Proteins encoded in this window:
- the LOC129876509 gene encoding mitochondrial pyruvate carrier 1-like: MESIRAYLNSPMGPKTTHFWGPMANCGFVISGMMDASKPPDTISGNMTAVLCVYSMLCMRFAWMVRPRNHMLLACHAANESVQLYQLSRWLSHKHYRNLQPKEDGTASE